The genomic region GTGGTGTTTTCCGAGGACGATACGGTTACCGGGCGGTTGTAGGCCAGGTTGGGCGCCGTGGGCGAGGCGCCGCCCCAGCCGGGCATCTCGCCGCGCACCAGCACGTTGCTGGCGAAGTAAGTATTCTGGATACTGGTGTTAGAGTTGGAATTGGGGTTGAACACCAGCTCCGCCCAGCCCATGAAAAAGCCCCAGCGGGGCTGCTGCGCCAGCAGGCTGGGCGAGGGCAGCACCTCACACTCGCCAATAGCAATGGGCTTGCCCCCTGAGGCATTCACCATGGCATTGTACTTGGCCGTGGTGTAGCCTTGCCCATCGGAGTAGTACATATCCAGGGCCAGCACGTCCCAGTAGGCGCTGCCGGGGTTGTAGTTGGTGAGGTCGGAGGACAGGGAGCTGAAGTCCTGCAGGTCCCAGACCCAGATCAGGTTGGTCAGGCCCTTGGTGTTGCGCAGGTAGTCGCGGGTAAGCTGGAACAGGCGGCGCGTGCCGTTGGCACCGGGGCGGCCGGCCCACCAGAAAATACCCTGATTCATTTCGTGCAGGGGCCGGAAGTACACTTCCACCCCGTTGTTTTCCAGGTCCTGTAGGTAGGTAGCAATGACGTCGAGGCGGGCCTTCCAGTTGTTGTTCAGCGTGGTGCCGTTGGTAATCAGCTCGTTCCACTGGCTGTCGTTGAGGTAACTTTTCACCCCGCCTTCCCACTGACAAGGCTCGGGCTGGGTGGGCGGGCAGGCGTGCCACATCAGGTTGATGATGGCCCCGCTGGCCCACTGCGCCTTGGCTTCGTTGATCATCGTCCAGCGGTTCGACACGTCGGAGCCCGCAAACAGGAAGTCTCCGCTCCACAGGCCGGGGTACTGGCCCGTGATGGAGTAGATACGGTTGGTTTGCACGGCAGGGGAGGAGTTGGGCTCCCGGTTGTGCTGGCCCGCCACCGTGCGCTGCCCGGCGTTGGCATAGAGGTAATTCAGGCTTTTGAAGGAAGTCTGGGCCAGCGCCTGAGTGCCGGCCAGCAGCAGCAGAGCCATTGCCCCGCAGAGTTTGAGGTTGAACATGGTAAGTGAATTGGTGGGTTGGAAAAGAAGGGACAGAGCAGAATGGCGTGGCACCTAAAATCAGGCAAAGCGCGGCCCGCACCGGCCCGGGAAGGGGGGACGGCTGGTCAGGTGGCAGTAAGCAATAGGGCGGGGCCAGGGCGCCGCTCACAGCAAGCGGGCCGGCCGGTAGGCGGTTGGTGTTGCCAATCAACCGGAAAAAAGCAACGAGCCCGCCAGGTCGTTAAAAATTGGCAATAAAACGATAAGAATTAGGAGGTTGAGCGAGGCTTAAGCCCCAGCTCAGATAAACAGGCGCGTGCCCGAGAAGCTCTGCCGAAACTCCTTGGGCGTGCAGTTCTTGCGCTTCTTGAAGATGCGGTTGAAGTTGGAGATGTTGTTGAACCCGCACTTGTAGGCTACTTCGGCCACGCTGTGGGTGGTGTCGATGAGCATGCGGGAGGCGTGGCCCAGGCGGATTTCGTTGAGGCTGTCGATAAACGTGGTGCCGGTGCGCTTCTTGATGAAGCGGCTGAACGACACCTCGGGCATGTTGGCCACCTTGGCCACCTCGGCCAGCGTCACCGGCCGGCTGTAGTGGGCGTTCATGTACTCAAATACCTTCTCGATGCGCCGGCTGTTATAGTGCAGCCGGTCGTTGGTGAAGGAGGAGTCCGAGAGGATGCGCATGTTGCGTGAGGCCGACAGATCGTGCAGGATGGAAAGCAGCTCCAGCACCGAGTCGAAGCCGGTTTTGCGCTCCAGCGACAAGATCCGGTCCCGGATGCGCTCCGTGGCTTCGCGCGAGAACAGGATGCCCCGCTGCGCATTCTCAAACATCTTCTGAATGAAGTTGAGCTGGCTGCGGCGCAGGAACCGCTCGTCGAGCAGGTCCTTGTGAAACTGAATGGTGACTTCCCGGATTTCCTGGCTCTGGCACTGGTGCGTAAACCAGGCGTGGCTCAGGTTGGGCCCCACCAGCACCAGCTCCAGGTCCTCCACTACCTCGATATGGTCGCCCACGATGCGCTTGGCCCCGGCCGCATTCACAATCAGGTTCAGCTCAAACTCCTCGTGGTAGTGCAGCGGGAAGTTGAACTCCTGCTTGACGCGGGAGAAAATCATGAAGCAGTCGTTCTGCGTCAGCGGGGTTATTTCCCGCATCATCTGGTGGGCCATGGGAGAAAACAGTAGTGGGATGCGTTAAAACTACAAGGTTTTGATAAGATAGTATCTGCCATGTATCAGGCGCTGCTGACCATAAAAACACCTAATAGAGGATATAGAGGCCATATTTAATAGACATGATCCTGTGCTAGGCTATTTAAGTATCTGATTATGCTAAAACATCATTAATAAAGGCGTGGAGGGCACGGTACTTTTGGATCTATTCGGCAGGCAGGTTGGCACCACCTGCTCAAGGGTGTTCTACCCGCTGCGTTTCTCACCTCCCACCATTCCTGTATGCGTCTACATCTGCTCGACCTGCTCATCATTGCTGCCTACCTGCTCACCACTGTCTTCATTGGGTTGTGGTACCGCAAAAAGGCCCGCGAAGACAAGGACAGCTACCTGCTCGGCGGCAAAACCCTGCCCTGGTACAAGCTCGGCCTGAGCGACGCCTCCGACATGTTCGACATCAGCGGCACGATGTGGATGGTGAGCCTCTGCTTTGTGTATGGCATGAAAAGCATCTGGATACCGTGGCTGTGGCCGGTGTTCAACCAGGTGTTTCTGATGATGTACCTCTCGCGCTGGCTGCGCCGCTCCAACGCCTCTACCGGGGCCGAGTGGCTGGCCACGCGCTTTGGCACCCGCGGGCCGGGCGTGGCGGCCTCCCACCAGGTGGTTATTGCCTTCGCGCTGCTCAGCTGCCTGGGCTTTCTGGCCTACGGGTTCGTGGGGCTGGGCAAGTTCATCGAAATCTTCGTGCCCTGGACGCTGGTAAAGGACTACGTGCCCTTCGCCGTGGCCCCGCAGTACGTGCCGCACATGTACGGCATCGTGTTCACGCTCTTTGCCATGTTCTACTCCATCATCGGGGGCATGCACAGCATCGTGCTCGGCGACCTGATCAAGTACGCCATCATGACGGTGGCCTGCCTGGCTATTGCCGTCATTGCCTACCTGGAGCTGCAGGGCAAGACCTTGAACGTGCCGGATGGCTGGTATAACCCGTTTTTCGGGCAGCGGCTCGACCTCGACTGGTCGCGCATTATCGGGCAGGTCAACCAGAAAATCGACAGCGACGGGTACTCCCTGTTCAGCATCTTCTTTATGATGATGGCCTTTAAGGGCGTGTTTGCCTCCCTGGCCGGCCCCGCGCCCAACTACGACATGCAGAAGATTCTCTCGACCCGCTCGCCCGAAGAGGCCAGCAAGATGAGCGGGTTCGTGTCCATTATTCTGCTGCCCATCCGCTACTCGCTTATCGTGGGCCTCACCATTCTGGGCTTGCTGTACTACGACCAGATGAACCTGGTAGCGCCCGACGGCACCATGGACTTTGAGCGGATTCTGCCTGAGGCCATCAACCGGTTTCTGCCCGTGGGCCTGATGGGCCTGGTGCTGACGGGCTTGCTGGGCGCCTTTATGGGCACGTTCAGCGGCACAGTGAATGCCGCCCAGGCCTACATCGTCAACGACATCTACCTGAAATACATCAACCCCAACTCCAGCACCGGGCAAATCATGTCCATCAACTACCTGGTGGGCGTGGTGGTAGTGGCCGTGGGCGTGCTGCTGGGCTTTCTGGCCAGGGACGTGAACAGCGTGCTGCAGTGGATAGTATCGGCGCTGTACGGGGGCTACATTGCGTCCAACGTGCTTAAGTGGCATTGGTGGCGCTTTAATGCCACCGGCTTTTTCTGGGGCATGCTCACCGGCATTGTGTCGGCGCTGGTGGCCTCGCGGTTTTTTGAGGGTGTGGAGTTTCTCTACTTCTTCCCCGTGCTGTTTGCCTTGTCGATGGCGGGCTCGGTAATTGGGACTTACCTCTCGCCGCCTACCGACGTGGAAGTGCTCAAGGCCTTTTACCGCAACGTGCGGCCCTGGGGCTTCTGGGGCCCGATCAACGCCCTGGTGGTAGCCGAAGACCTCGCGTTCCAGCCCAACCGCAATTTCCGGCTGAACATGTTCAACGTGGTGCTGGGCATTATCGCGCAGCTCTGCCTCACCATCCTGCCCATGTACCTGCTGCTTTCCCAGAAGGTGCCGATGCTCGTGGCGCTGGCCATCCTGGCCGTGGTAGTGGTGATTTTGAAAAAGACCTGGTGGAACCGCCTGTCGGACTACTAAGTGACGGGTTTCGACGGGTTAATTTTCTACCAGACAACGCTAAGAATTCATTACACCGGCGGGGCGGGCACCAGGTATCTTTGATTATGGCGTTTGCCCCGGCAGCACAAGGGTAAGGGGAAATTACTGCTGCCTGCCGCAAACGTTTTTCAGCCCGTTTTGCAGCTCCCCCGCGCGGGGAGCTGCAAAATAGTATCAGCCGGTTGCTACTCTGCCCGCTTTTCTGAACTCCCATCCCATGCCTGCTTTTTCTACATTTTTTTCTACTGTCCGCCCAGCCCGGCAGTGGCTGGCGGCGCTGTTGCTGCTGGCCGCCGGGAGTGCCGCGGCCCAAACGCCGCTCAAGTCGCTCAACTACCTGTACAGCATATCCGGCAAGAAAACCATCGGCGGCATCCATAACAAGGAGCCGCTGAATGAGCCCACGTTCTACACCGACAAGTTGCAGTTTGCCACCGGCAAATATGCCGGCCTCTGGGGTGGGGACTTCCTGTTCCAGGAGTACAACAACCGGTGGCAGATGATTCTGGAAGCGGAAAAGCAGTGGCAGCAGGGGGCTTTGGTTACCTTGACCTGGCACGCCTGCAACCCCGCCCAGAACGTGTCGCCCTGCCAGTTTTCGGGCGGCGTGACCAGCACCATGTCCGATGCCGACTGGACGGCCCTGGTCACCGAAGGCACCGTGCTGAACACCCGCTGGAAAACCTGGCTTGATGAGCTGGTGCCCTACTTTCAGTACCTGAAAAGCAGAGGCGTGGAAGTGGCTTTCCGCCCCCTGCACGAAACCAACCAAAGCGCCTTCTGGTGGGGCGGCCGGCCCGGGGCCAACGGCTCCCGCAAGCTCTACCAGATAACCCACGACTACCTGCGCAACACGAAGGGCCTGTCGAACATCGTGTGGGTGTGGAACATCCAGGACTTCCCGACCCTGCCCGCCGACGTAACCGACTACAGCCCCGGCGCCGACTACTTCGACGTGGCTTCGCTGGACTTCTACAACGGGGACGGGCTGACCGCGGCCAAGTACGAGGCCATGCTGGCCGTGGCGGCCGGCAAGCCCATTGCCATCGGCGAGCTGGGCCAGCTGCCCACGGCCGCCCAGCTGCTGGCCCAGCCTAAGTGGACCTATTTCATGGGCTGGTCGGAGCTGGTGTTCTCCCAGAATTCCCCCGCCCAGCTCCAGGCCCTGTACTCCGCCGCTAACGTGCTGACGCGGGAAGAAATGCCCGGCTGGAATGCTGCTACCCCCAACGCGGGCAATCTGGCCTACCAGCGCCCGGTCACGGTGTCCTCCACCGAGGCCCCGAATGAGGCCCGCTTTGCCGTGGATGGCGACCCGACCACCCGCTGGAGCTCCCTCTACGCCGACCCGCAGGAGCTGGTCGTGGACCTCGGGGCCACTTACCTGCTCAGTTACCTCACCATCCTGTGGGAAACGGCCCTGGGCAAGGACTTCGAGCTGCTGGCTTCCACCGACCAAACCACCTGGACCTCGCTGCGCAAAGTAGCCGGCAATACCAGCCTGTTCAACGAGTACACGGACCTGAACGCCTCGGCCCGCTACCTGAAGCTGCGCGGCACGGCGCGGGGCACGGCCTACGGCTTCTCCATCCGGGAGCTGGCCGTGTACGGCAGCGTGGCCACCGCCGCGGCCGAAGCCACCGACCCCGCCCTGCGCGTGCAGGCCTACCCCAACCCGGCCACCGACCAGCTCACGGTAGCGCTGGGCGCCGCCTGGCCGGCCGCTACCCAGCTCACCCTGCTCACCAGCACGGGCCAGACAGTGGCCACCTTCGCCGGCTCCGGCAGCACCCGCCGGTTGCCGCTGGCCAGCCTGCGCGCCGGCCTGTATTTGCTGCGCGTGCAGAGCGCCCAGCGGGTGCATACTCTCAAGATTACCAAGCAATAAGACTCGCTTCACCCAGTCGTTTTCTGATGGAAAACTTATTTCAACAACGCCTCCACGCGCTGGAAAACCACCAGTCGTCGCTGCTTTCCCGCCCCAACAAGCCACAGCCCCTGGGCAACGGCATCTTTACCCGCTACCAGCACCCGGTGCTCACGGCCGCCCACGTACCGCTGAGCTGGCGCTACGACTTCAACCCCCGCACCAACCCCTACCTGATGGAGCGGCTGGGCGTTAATGCCGCCTTCAACGCCGGCGCCATCAAGCACGAAGGCAAATACTTGCTGGTGGCCCGGGTGGAAGGGCTGGACCGCAAATCCTTTTTTGCGGTGGCCGAAAGCCCCAACGGCCTTGACAACTTCGTGTTCCGGGAGCGGCCCATCACCATGCCCAAAACCGCGGAGCCCGACACCAACGTGTACGACATGCGCGTGGTGCAGCACGAGGACGGCTGGATCTACGGCCTGTTCTGCACCGAGCGCAAAGACCCCGCCGCCCGTCCCGGCGACGAATCGGCGGCCGTGGCCCAGTGCGGCATTGCCCGCACCCGCGACCTGGTTTCCTGGGAGCGGCTGCCGGACCTGCGCACGCCCTCGCCTCAGCAGCGCAATGTGGTGCTGCACCCCGAGTTTGTGCAAGGCAAGTACGCCCTCTACACCCGGCCCCAGGACAGCTTTATTGAGGCGGGCGCCGGCGGCGGCATCGGCTTCGGGCTGACCGATTCAATGGAAAACGCGGTGGTCGACCAGGAGTGGATTGTGGACGGCAAGCAGTACCACACAGTGTACGAGGCGAAAAACGGCCAGGGCCCCGCACCCATCAAGACAGCCCAGGGCTGGCTGCACCTGGCTCACGGCGTGCGCAACACGGCGGCCGGCCTGCGTTACGTGCTGTACGTGTTTTTGACCGACCTGCAGGAGCCGGCCAAGGTGCTGCACAAGCCGGGCGGCTACTTCATTGCCCCGGAAGGCGAGGAACGGGTAGGCGACGTGTCCAACGTGGTGTTCAGCAACGGCTGGATTCTGGACGAGGACGGCACCGTGTTCATTTACTACGCCTCCTCCGACACCCGCACCCACGTAGCCACCACCACCGTGGAGCAGCTCGTGGACTACGCCCTGCACACGCCCGCCGATGAGTTTAGCTCCGCCGCCTCGGTCCGCCAGATCAACAACCTCATCGACCAGAACCAGGCGTACCTGAACCGCGCTCCGCGTACAGCCACCCCGCATTATAACGGCGTAACGGTATGAGCCCGCACACCCTCCAGGTACGCTTGCAGCAGCTGGCTGCCTACCAGCAGGAAGCCGAAGCTGAGCTGGCGCGCCTCACGGATTTCTGGCTGACCAAGGCGGTAAACCCCGCCGGGAACTTCATTGGCCGCATGCACAGCAATGGTGAAGTAGATGCCACAGCTGGTCGGGGGGTATTCTGCAGGCCCGCATCCTGTGGTCGTTTTCGGCCGTGTACCGGCATACCGGGCAGGAACAGCACCGCGCCGCGGCCGCCCGGGCCCTAGATTACCTGTTGGCCCATTTCCTCGACCACGAGTACGGCGGCATCTACTGGTTGCTCGATGCCCAGGGCCAGCCCCTGGACACGCGCAAGCAGATCTACGCCCTGGCCTTTGCCATCTACGGGCTCAGCGAATACCACCGCGCCACGCAGTGCCCGCTGGCCCTGCAGGTAAGCCAGGAGCTGTTTCGCTGGATTGAGCAGCACAGCTTCGACCCCGGGCACGGCGGCTACTTCGAGGCCTTTGGCCGCCGGGGCGAGCCGCTGGCCGATATGCGCCTAAGTGAGAAGGACCTGCAAGCGCCCAAAACCATGAATACCCACCTACATGTGCTGGAAGCCTACGCCAACCTGTACCGCGTTTGGCCGGACGCCGGGCTGGGCGCGCAGCTGCGCGGCCTGCTTTCCACGTTTCTGCGCCACATCGTAGACATGGAAACCGGGCACCTGCGCCTGTTTTTCACCGCCGACTGGCACCCCGTAGCCGAGCTGGAATCCTACGGGCACGACATTGAGGCCGCCTGGCTGCTGCGCGAGGCCGCCGAGGTGCTGGGCGATGAGGACCTATTGACGCCGATAAACGCGGCGGGCCGGCTCCTGACCCAGGCCACGGCGGCGGCCCTGCTGCCCGACGGCAGCCTGCCCCACGAGCTGAACCGGCGCACCGGCCACCTAGATCTGCACCGCGAGTGGTGGGTGAGTGCCGAGGCGATGGTGGGATTTCTAAATGCCTATGAACTGAGCCAGGACGAGCTGATGCTGCGCCACTCGCGCCGGGCCTGGCTTTTTGCCCAGCAGCACCTGCTGGACTATGCCCAGGGGGAGTGGCACTGGGGCGTAGAGGCCGACTATCAGCCTATGACGCACCAGGACAAGGTCGGCTTCTGGAAGTGCCCTTACCACAATATGCGGGCCTGTCTGGAAGTCATTGAGCGCTGCAAAAAGGAAGCGGCCCGGCTGCACCTGCTAAAGGAATCAGTGCCCGCTTAGTGCAATCGTGTGCGGACTACCAGGAATCGATTGAGTGAATTTAAAATCGTCTTAGCTCGCTACTATAAGAGAAAAGTGGTTTATGAACGGCAATTATTTTATTGTGATAATTAATTGATAAAAAAGTATTATTTACTTGGTTAACAGGCTGATAAATTTGAGTATTATTTATAACCAAGGATTAGATAAGCCAATAAATAAAGTATCAGCTTTTGCCGCAGTTAATACTATACCCTAGATGATGATATTTTTTCTGCCTGAAGTAAATCCCACTCTTTTTAAAAACACCTGATCCTACGCATATGCGACAACACTACCCTTTCCCACACCGCAGCCCGCAACCGCGGCTGCAATGGATTTCTTGGCCAGCCGGCGCCGGGCTTGGGTGCCGCGCCTTGGCCGGCAAGCTGCTCTTGCTGCTGGTGCTGGCGTGTACCGCGACTGTTGGTACGGCCTACGCCCAGACTGGCTCGGTGAGCGGCCGCGTGCTGGACGAGAAGCAGGCGGGGATACCGGGTGCCACGGTCCTTGTGGAGGGCACCTCGCTCGGTAGCTCTACCAATGCCGATGGTACCTACACGGTGCAGAATGTGCCCGCCGGGAGCCACAACCTGGTGATTTCCTTTGTGGGGTTCAACACCCTGAAAATGGCCATAACGGTAGTAGCCGGCCAGAACCTGGCCGTGGCCGATGCGGCGCTGCTGGAAAACGCCAATCTGCTGAATGAGGCTGTGGTCATTGGCTACGGCACTGTAGCCAAGAGCGACGTAACCGGCTCGGTAGCTTCCCTGAAAGGCAGCGACCTGAACAAAACCCCGGCCTCGTCCGTGGACCAGCTGCTGCAGGGCAAGATTGCGGGCGTGCAGGTGGTGGTGCCGTCCGGGGAGCCCGGCGCAGGCGCTACGGTACGCATCCGCGGGGCCAGCTCCATCAACGGCTCCAATAGCCCGCTGCTGGTGGTGGACGGCTACCCATGGGGTGAGGCCGGCAACCTCAAGCAAATCAACCCCGATGACATCGAAAGCATTGAGGTGCTGAAAGATGCCTCGGCGGCGGCCATCTACGGCTCCCGCGGCGCCAACGGCGTGATTCTGGTGACCACCAGAAAAGGCAAGGCCGGCAAAACCCGCATCAACCTTAGCACCCTGAACACCATTTCCACCTTGCCCAGCAAGCTGGACGTGTGGTCGGACCCGGTGGACGTGGCCGTTATCGACAACGAAGCGCGGCAGAACGCGGGCCTCACGCCCCTGTTCACCGGCCAGGACTACCTGGGCACCTACTACCCCTCGGTGGCCGAGCTGCGCGGCGAGGACCCCAACAAGCCCAAGTGGCCGACCCGCACCTACTGGCCCGATGAGGTGTACCGCAACCCCTTCTCCCAGAGCTACACGCTCACGGGCAGCGGCGGCAACGAGCAAACCAAGTTCTCGGTGTCCGGCAACTACTACCGGGAAGAAGGCCTGGCCATCAAGAACTACTACGACCGGTACAACGGCCGCCTGAACCTGGAGCAGAAGCTGCTCGACAATGTGACGACCGGCGTGAACCTGATTCTGACCCACACCCAGCGCAACGGCGGGGGCTTGTCGGCTGACCGCTCCCCGGTATTCCCGATTTACAACGCCGACGGTACCTACTTTAAGATTGGCCCGCGGGATTTTGGCAACCCCATTGCCTACGCCAATGAGGTACTGAATAAAAGCAAAACCATTGATGTGCTCGGCACGCTGTTCGTGAGCTGGGATATTGCCAGCTGGCTGAATTTCCGCACCCAGGTAAGTGATAAATACGGCAACTCGGTGGGCGACGTGTACGAGCCCCGGGATATTACCGGCACCGGCTATTTATTTAATGGTTACGGCGTAATTGATAACTACAATGGCAATGAATTATTGAATGAGAATTATTTCACGTTCAATAAAAATATTGGCACCGTGCACAATTTAAATATTGTAGCCGGCTACACTACGCAAAACTTCACGGTGCGCACGTCCCGGCTTGAGGGCCGCGGGTTTATCAACGATGCCCTACGCAACGAGAGCCTGAACACGGCCAAAACCCAGTTTGCCACCAATGGCCAGACCAAATCCCTGCTGAACTCCTTTATCGGGCGGGTGAACTACTCCCTGCTCGACCGGTACCTGCTGACCTTCACCGGCCGGGCTGACGGCTCGTCCAAGTTCGGAGCCAACAACAAGTGGGCGTTTTTCCCGTCGGCGGCCCTGGGCTGGAAGCTGCACGAAGAAGGCTTCCTGCGCGACGTGTCCGCCGTGACGGAAGCCAAGCTGCGCCTGAGCTACGGCCTGACCGGCAACCAGGGCATCAGCCCCTACCAGACGCTGGACCGCCTGGGCTCGGGCCGCTACTTCACCGGCGGGGAGTTCCAGACCGGCTTCGGGCCCGGCACCTTCGGCTACGACGGCTACAACAAGATCTGGGAGGGCGTGCCCAACCCCGACCTGCGCTGGGAAACCACGTCTCAGCTGAACGCCGGCCTCGACCTGGCCTTGTTCAACCAGCGCCTGACGCTGAGCGCCGACTACTACTACAAGCGCACCAGCGACCTGCTGCGGCAAACTTACATCACCCCGTCCTCCGGCTACGACCGGCTGTGGATCAACGACGGGGAAATTGAAAACAAGGGGTTTGAGCTGGGCATGAGCACCAACATCCTGGAAGGGCCGGTGCAGTGGAGCGTGGGCGGCAACTTCACCCTCAACCGCAACAAGCTCCTGAGCATGGGCGAAGACAACTTTGTGTGGAACGGCAGCAGCATTGAGATGCTGCGCGCCCCGCTCAACGCCTTCATCGTGAACGAGCCCATCAACGTCTTCTACGGCTACAAAACCGACGGCATCATTCAGACGGTGGAGGAAGGCCAGGCCGCCGGCCTGACGGGCGACATGGCCAAGCCCGGCGAAATCAAGTACGTGGATTTGAACAGCGACGGCGTGGTGGACGACAAGGACCGCACCATCATCGGCGACCCCAACCCCAAGTTCCTCTACAGCCTCAACACCAGCGTGAGCAGCCACGGCTTCGACCTCTCGGCCCAGCTCTACGGCGTGCAGGGCAACGACGTGTTCGACTTCCGCAAGTTCTCACCCAGCGCCCAGCTCCAGCGCTGGACGCCCGACAACCCCACCAACGAGTACCCCAGCGTAAACGCCAACCGCGCCTACTACGGCTCCGACTGGTTTGTGACCAAAGGCTCGTTCCTGCGCGTGCAGAACGTGACGCTGGGCTACAACTTCAAGTCCAACTTCGTGAAGGGCATTGAAAGTCTGCGCATCTACTTCTCGGGCAACAACCTCTACAACTTCACCAAGTACCACACCGGCTTCGACCCGGAAGTGCCCGCCAACGGCCAGCAGTGGGGCTCTTACCCGCGCCCCCGCGCCTTCTCGCTGGGTGTAAACCTTGGTATCTAAGTTTCGCAACTGCCTTCCCCATGAAACTCCCCCAACAACTTTGCCTGGCCGGGGCGCTGGCTTTGCTCACGGCCTGCTCCCTGCAGGAAGAGCCCTACGGCTTCAACTCCACCGACAACTTCTACAAGACGGAGGCCGACGCCAACGCGGCGCTGATTTACGCCTACTCCATCCTGCCGGAAATTGAGTACTACTCCCGCAACTTCATCCTGGTCACGGAGCTGCCCACCGAAAACATCACCCTTAAGCCCGACGCCGGCGCCAGCAACTTCGAGTTCGACAAGCTGGCCGTGCGCGCCGACAACCCCGAGCTGACCACGGCCTGGCGCTACGCCTACATCGGGGCCAACCGCGCCAACGCCGTCATTGCCAACGTGCCCGGCATTGCGGCCATGAGCGAGGCCAACCGCAACCAGATCGTGGGCGAGGCTTACTTCCTGCGCGCCCTGCACTACTTCAACCTGGTGCGACTGTTCGGCGAGGTGCCCCTGAAAACGGAGCCCGTCACGTCCCTCGACCAGGCCAACTCCCCCAAAGCCAGCCTGCAGGACATCTACGCGCTGATTGAGGCCGACCTCAAGAAAGCCAGTGAGCTGATGGACGCCACCCGCCGCGACGGGCGGGCCAACAAAGTGGCTGCCTGGGGCTTGCTGGCCAAGGTGTACCTCACCCAGGCCTCGGGCAAAAGCACCAGCTCCCCCGGCTACGAGTTCGTGGGCAATGCCGACGCCCTGTACACCCAGGCCAAAACCTACGCCGGCAACGTGCTCAGCGGCGGGGCCGGCTACGGCCTCGACCCGGACCTGAAAGCCATTTTTGACGTGGACAAGAAGAACGGCCCCGAGCACATCTTCGCCGTGGCTACGGACCGCTCGGGCCTCTCGGAGGGCAACTTCTCCAAGCTGCCGCTGATGTTCATTCCCTACATCGACGGGGCCGTGTTCAAGCTCAACGACAGCACCAGCGTCCGCTCGGGCTACAACCATTTCGTGACGGAGCCGGCCATCTACAACAGCTTCGCCGACACCGACAAGCGCAAAACCGAGCTGATTCCCTCCAAAGTCTACATCGGCAAAAAGGAAACCACGCTCAGCATCACCGGCTACAGCCGCCCGTTCACCCGCAAATACCTTGACCCCAAGCAGGTGGGCGAGCAAACCAGCGCCAACACGCCGGTGCTGCGCTACTCCGACGTGGTGCTGCTCTTTGCCGAGGCCAGCGGCCCCACGGCCGAGGGCTACGCCGCCATCAACCAGATCCGCCAGCG from Hymenobacter sp. J193 harbors:
- a CDS encoding glycosidase, which translates into the protein MENLFQQRLHALENHQSSLLSRPNKPQPLGNGIFTRYQHPVLTAAHVPLSWRYDFNPRTNPYLMERLGVNAAFNAGAIKHEGKYLLVARVEGLDRKSFFAVAESPNGLDNFVFRERPITMPKTAEPDTNVYDMRVVQHEDGWIYGLFCTERKDPAARPGDESAAVAQCGIARTRDLVSWERLPDLRTPSPQQRNVVLHPEFVQGKYALYTRPQDSFIEAGAGGGIGFGLTDSMENAVVDQEWIVDGKQYHTVYEAKNGQGPAPIKTAQGWLHLAHGVRNTAAGLRYVLYVFLTDLQEPAKVLHKPGGYFIAPEGEERVGDVSNVVFSNGWILDEDGTVFIYYASSDTRTHVATTTVEQLVDYALHTPADEFSSAASVRQINNLIDQNQAYLNRAPRTATPHYNGVTV
- a CDS encoding sodium:solute symporter family protein, whose product is MRLHLLDLLIIAAYLLTTVFIGLWYRKKAREDKDSYLLGGKTLPWYKLGLSDASDMFDISGTMWMVSLCFVYGMKSIWIPWLWPVFNQVFLMMYLSRWLRRSNASTGAEWLATRFGTRGPGVAASHQVVIAFALLSCLGFLAYGFVGLGKFIEIFVPWTLVKDYVPFAVAPQYVPHMYGIVFTLFAMFYSIIGGMHSIVLGDLIKYAIMTVACLAIAVIAYLELQGKTLNVPDGWYNPFFGQRLDLDWSRIIGQVNQKIDSDGYSLFSIFFMMMAFKGVFASLAGPAPNYDMQKILSTRSPEEASKMSGFVSIILLPIRYSLIVGLTILGLLYYDQMNLVAPDGTMDFERILPEAINRFLPVGLMGLVLTGLLGAFMGTFSGTVNAAQAYIVNDIYLKYINPNSSTGQIMSINYLVGVVVVAVGVLLGFLARDVNSVLQWIVSALYGGYIASNVLKWHWWRFNATGFFWGMLTGIVSALVASRFFEGVEFLYFFPVLFALSMAGSVIGTYLSPPTDVEVLKAFYRNVRPWGFWGPINALVVAEDLAFQPNRNFRLNMFNVVLGIIAQLCLTILPMYLLLSQKVPMLVALAILAVVVVILKKTWWNRLSDY
- a CDS encoding glycosyl hydrolase; the protein is MPAFSTFFSTVRPARQWLAALLLLAAGSAAAQTPLKSLNYLYSISGKKTIGGIHNKEPLNEPTFYTDKLQFATGKYAGLWGGDFLFQEYNNRWQMILEAEKQWQQGALVTLTWHACNPAQNVSPCQFSGGVTSTMSDADWTALVTEGTVLNTRWKTWLDELVPYFQYLKSRGVEVAFRPLHETNQSAFWWGGRPGANGSRKLYQITHDYLRNTKGLSNIVWVWNIQDFPTLPADVTDYSPGADYFDVASLDFYNGDGLTAAKYEAMLAVAAGKPIAIGELGQLPTAAQLLAQPKWTYFMGWSELVFSQNSPAQLQALYSAANVLTREEMPGWNAATPNAGNLAYQRPVTVSSTEAPNEARFAVDGDPTTRWSSLYADPQELVVDLGATYLLSYLTILWETALGKDFELLASTDQTTWTSLRKVAGNTSLFNEYTDLNASARYLKLRGTARGTAYGFSIRELAVYGSVATAAAEATDPALRVQAYPNPATDQLTVALGAAWPAATQLTLLTSTGQTVATFAGSGSTRRLPLASLRAGLYLLRVQSAQRVHTLKITKQ
- a CDS encoding glycosyl hydrolase, with protein sequence MFNLKLCGAMALLLLAGTQALAQTSFKSLNYLYANAGQRTVAGQHNREPNSSPAVQTNRIYSITGQYPGLWSGDFLFAGSDVSNRWTMINEAKAQWASGAIINLMWHACPPTQPEPCQWEGGVKSYLNDSQWNELITNGTTLNNNWKARLDVIATYLQDLENNGVEVYFRPLHEMNQGIFWWAGRPGANGTRRLFQLTRDYLRNTKGLTNLIWVWDLQDFSSLSSDLTNYNPGSAYWDVLALDMYYSDGQGYTTAKYNAMVNASGGKPIAIGECEVLPSPSLLAQQPRWGFFMGWAELVFNPNSNSNTSIQNTYFASNVLVRGEMPGWGGASPTAPNLAYNRPVTVSSSENTTHTGPKAVDANGTTRWASAAANNQHIIVDLGATYTINRVRLAWEAAYARDYQVQVSTNGTTWTTVKDVWGKASAAADDHTGLSAPARYVKVYCINRATTYGFSLFEFEVYGAASGARALSTSTARSATEPPVQVYPNPATDRLTLRLAPGWEHSQVTLFDSQGRQVLQEYTGGPQHSLRLAHLAAGIYQVSLTNGTYRQTRKFTKLE
- a CDS encoding AraC family transcriptional regulator, whose protein sequence is MAHQMMREITPLTQNDCFMIFSRVKQEFNFPLHYHEEFELNLIVNAAGAKRIVGDHIEVVEDLELVLVGPNLSHAWFTHQCQSQEIREVTIQFHKDLLDERFLRRSQLNFIQKMFENAQRGILFSREATERIRDRILSLERKTGFDSVLELLSILHDLSASRNMRILSDSSFTNDRLHYNSRRIEKVFEYMNAHYSRPVTLAEVAKVANMPEVSFSRFIKKRTGTTFIDSLNEIRLGHASRMLIDTTHSVAEVAYKCGFNNISNFNRIFKKRKNCTPKEFRQSFSGTRLFI